The genomic interval CGTATATTTGCGGCCTTCGGGGCCGATATTCGCGTTCATCATGCCCGAGATGAAGCCGGTGAAGCCCTCGACGGCGACCTGCCAGCGGCCGGGAACGAGCTGGCGCTTCATCCCGCCGATCATGAAGACCCACAGCAAGAGGCCGGCGACGACCATCCACATCGCGCTGGTGGTAAAGGCGACCTCGTGATTGCCGACATGGAACATGTCGAACATCTTCTGCACCTCGAACTGGTGCATCGGGTCCACTTTGCCTTGATCCGCCACGCGATACCTCGCCTAAATCCTGTCAGTCCGGCTTCTTGGGCCGGACATTCGCAATTCGAAATATGTTCCTGAAAGCGACGACTATTCCAAGGAACAGTACCGCCAACAGGCCCCAGGGCGCCGTGCCGGCGAAATGGTCGATCGTCCAACCGACCAGCGCGCCGCCACCGATCCCGCCCAGCAGCTCGGCCAGAACGCGATTGCCGAGCTTGTAATTCGCATCGGTCTCCGGTCCGGCGGTCGCTGCGGTCCTTCTTGCTTCTGCGGCTTCGGCCCGGTCCAATCGCTCTTCGAGCGAGACCAGGCGCGAATCCTCAGAGCCAAGTTCCGGATCGCTGCCATTCCCCGTCATTTGCGCCATCCTCCTGAAACGGAACCGGAAACTCCCGATTCCGCCTACAAAAAAAGGCCCGAAAATTCGGGGGACCCCTAAGGCGCGGTCCGTTTAGGAACGCCGCCCCATTAAGTCAATGCTTCTGCTGGCATGCACAAAAATGCCGCCGCGTTTAGGGGCGCGGCGGCATATGAGAGCCCGCAGGCTCCATTGTTCGGTTCCCGGTTACGGGCAGCGCGCGTCGCGTTCGGGGGGGCTCGCGTCGCGGGTTTTCCACGCGCCGCCTGGGGTCCGGTATTTCTCGCCCGGCTTGGTCTTCGCGATCAGGTTGCAACCGCTGGTGAAGGCGAATTGTTCGACTGTGCTGCCGGTCGATTGCGCGCTCGCGGTATAGGCCGCCTTGCGCTTGATATTGAGGTCCTGGACCAGCGCGCGGATCGCCGGGGTCGGCGTCGTCACAAAGCCCAGATAGCCATCGGGCTGCTCGCCGATCTGCCCCGC from uncultured Sphingopyxis sp. carries:
- a CDS encoding AtpZ/AtpI family protein, whose protein sequence is MTGNGSDPELGSEDSRLVSLEERLDRAEAAEARRTAATAGPETDANYKLGNRVLAELLGGIGGGALVGWTIDHFAGTAPWGLLAVLFLGIVVAFRNIFRIANVRPKKPD
- a CDS encoding YdbL family protein; protein product: MMRMTKWKPAGWALAGVAATAAVALAVPSAMAQRDPAYAAARAAGQIGEQPDGYLGFVTTPTPAIRALVQDLNIKRKAAYTASAQSTGSTVEQFAFTSGCNLIAKTKPGEKYRTPGGAWKTRDASPPERDARCP